A genomic segment from Candidatus Viadribacter manganicus encodes:
- the cysS gene encoding cysteine--tRNA ligase — protein MNIQLTNTLTRRKEPFAPTDPRRVTMYVCGPTVYNVAHIGNARPPVVFDTLFRLLRHVYGESAVIYARNYTDIDDKIITASIERGVPICDITRAVEDQYEADMGALNVLTPSLRPRATENVPAMIAVIEKLIANGAAYVVPSGVYFSVAADEDYGKLSGRAQDDLKAGARVEGEDDKRSASDFALWKSVKPGEPSWEAPFGAGRPGWHIECSAMIEEGLGSPIDIHGGGIDLIFPHHENEIAQSESAHGHALARVWMHNGFLTMDKEKMSKSIGNIITPRELLEQGWQGETIRWALLSAHYKAPLDWSDDLLKQSQASLDRLYGAVLRLKDVEAADVEAPAAIIEALADDLNTPAAIAELSVLATAANIAKKPADMAKAKGELLAAAKMFGVLQGDAETWFRASFGEEAAEIDRLVAERVAARAAKDYALSDKLRDDLASRGVEVMDSASGSTWRRKG, from the coding sequence ATGAATATCCAGCTCACCAACACGTTGACGCGGCGAAAAGAGCCGTTTGCCCCGACCGATCCAAGGCGGGTGACCATGTATGTCTGCGGACCTACCGTTTATAACGTGGCGCACATCGGTAATGCGCGCCCGCCGGTCGTATTCGACACGCTCTTTCGCCTGCTGCGGCACGTCTATGGCGAGAGCGCCGTCATCTACGCGCGCAACTACACTGACATCGACGACAAGATCATCACCGCCTCGATCGAGCGCGGGGTGCCGATTTGCGACATTACGCGTGCGGTTGAAGATCAATACGAAGCTGACATGGGCGCGCTCAATGTGCTGACGCCGAGCTTGCGTCCGCGCGCGACCGAGAACGTGCCGGCCATGATCGCGGTGATTGAGAAATTGATCGCCAATGGCGCCGCGTACGTCGTGCCGAGCGGTGTCTATTTCTCGGTCGCGGCTGACGAGGATTACGGCAAGCTTTCGGGTCGCGCGCAAGATGATCTCAAAGCCGGGGCGCGCGTCGAGGGCGAGGACGACAAGCGATCGGCGTCTGACTTTGCGCTTTGGAAAAGCGTGAAGCCGGGTGAGCCTTCCTGGGAGGCGCCATTTGGCGCAGGACGCCCCGGCTGGCACATCGAGTGCTCGGCCATGATCGAGGAGGGGTTGGGTTCGCCGATCGATATTCACGGCGGCGGCATCGATCTCATCTTTCCGCACCACGAAAACGAAATCGCGCAAAGCGAGTCCGCGCATGGTCATGCCTTGGCGCGCGTCTGGATGCACAACGGCTTCCTGACGATGGACAAGGAAAAGATGTCCAAGTCCATTGGCAACATCATCACGCCGCGTGAACTGCTGGAGCAGGGTTGGCAGGGTGAGACGATCCGCTGGGCGCTGCTCAGCGCACACTACAAGGCCCCGCTCGATTGGTCGGACGATTTGTTGAAGCAGTCGCAAGCGAGCTTGGATCGTCTCTATGGCGCAGTGCTGCGCCTGAAAGATGTGGAGGCCGCAGACGTAGAAGCGCCTGCTGCAATCATCGAGGCGCTGGCGGATGATCTGAACACGCCGGCGGCGATCGCCGAGCTTTCAGTGCTGGCGACCGCGGCGAACATCGCCAAGAAACCCGCTGATATGGCAAAAGCGAAGGGCGAGCTTTTGGCGGCGGCAAAGATGTTTGGCGTTCTGCAGGGCGATGCCGAGACGTGGTTCCGCGCGAGCTTCGGCGAAGAAGCCGCCGAGATAGACCGCTTGGTTGCCGAGCGTGTCGCTGCGCGCGCCGCCAAGGATTATGCGTTGTCCGACAAATTACGTGACGATCTCGCATCGCGCGGGGTCGAAGTCATGGATAGCGCCAGTGGCAGCACTTGGCGGCGCAAGGGCTAG
- the folE gene encoding GTP cyclohydrolase I FolE has protein sequence MSEILKWRSPEEAEQKRPSREAAMEAVRTLIAWAGDDPEREGLKDTPKRVVDAYREWFKGYDECPADELNRVFEDVSGYDDMVMLKKIDVESHCEHHIAPFLGKAYVAYLPTDAVVGISKIARVVEIFAKRLQTQETMTSQIAQSIEETLKPRGVAVLIDAEHQCMSTRGVHHKDVTTVTTQFTGAFKDDAELRNRFLKLAGYG, from the coding sequence ATGAGTGAGATTCTAAAGTGGCGCTCGCCTGAAGAGGCTGAGCAAAAGCGGCCCTCGCGCGAAGCGGCGATGGAGGCTGTGCGTACGCTGATCGCCTGGGCCGGCGACGACCCCGAGCGCGAAGGCCTGAAGGACACCCCAAAGCGCGTCGTTGACGCCTACCGCGAGTGGTTCAAAGGCTATGACGAATGCCCGGCCGACGAACTCAACCGCGTGTTCGAAGATGTCAGCGGCTATGACGACATGGTCATGCTGAAGAAGATCGACGTGGAGAGCCATTGCGAGCACCACATCGCGCCGTTCCTCGGCAAGGCTTACGTCGCCTATCTGCCGACGGACGCCGTGGTCGGCATCTCCAAAATCGCGCGCGTCGTCGAAATTTTCGCCAAGCGCCTGCAGACCCAAGAAACGATGACCTCGCAGATCGCGCAATCGATCGAAGAGACGTTGAAGCCGCGTGGCGTTGCCGTGCTGATCGACGCTGAGCACCAGTGCATGAGCACGCGGGGCGTCCATCATAAGGACGTCACGACGGTGACCACCCAATTCACCGGCGCTTTCAAGGATGACGCCGAACTGCGCAATCGCTTCTTGAAGCTCGCCGGCTACGGCTGA
- a CDS encoding RluA family pseudouridine synthase gives MTQRDEVASEALVEDDVEPSTEGEVRDAVAPAGAGERVDAWLAKLWPDLSRSRVQGLIGAGKLTVDGALVTHSKDKPREGARYELTLPPPEPAAPLPEKLPLNIVFEDEHLIVVDKASGMAMHPAPGSMRGTMVNALLAHCEDSLSGIGGVARPGIVHRIDKDTTGLVVVAKHDAAHTGLAKLFAKHDLERVYYAVTRGAPTERSARIENKLVRSSEDRRKYVVARNPETEAGKTAITDYWTVESYGQQSGASVGRAAAALLECRLHTGRTHQIRAHLAHLGCPLIGDPLYGKQRAFKADGPFAEEAAVAVAAFPRQALHAAVLGFKHPISGETLRFESELPGDMTELLAVLRKL, from the coding sequence ATGACGCAGCGGGATGAAGTCGCTAGTGAGGCCCTTGTGGAAGACGACGTTGAACCGAGCACTGAAGGTGAAGTGCGTGACGCGGTAGCGCCCGCAGGCGCGGGCGAGCGCGTGGATGCTTGGCTGGCGAAGCTATGGCCGGACCTTTCGCGCTCACGCGTGCAGGGCCTCATCGGCGCAGGCAAGCTCACCGTCGACGGCGCGCTCGTAACCCACTCAAAGGATAAGCCCCGCGAGGGCGCCCGTTACGAACTGACATTGCCGCCGCCCGAGCCCGCAGCGCCCCTGCCCGAAAAGCTGCCGCTCAACATCGTCTTCGAGGACGAGCACTTGATCGTGGTGGACAAGGCGAGCGGCATGGCCATGCACCCGGCGCCCGGATCGATGCGCGGCACGATGGTCAATGCCTTACTGGCGCATTGCGAAGACTCGCTCTCCGGCATTGGCGGCGTCGCGCGGCCAGGCATCGTCCACCGCATCGACAAAGACACCACCGGTCTTGTCGTGGTCGCCAAACACGACGCAGCGCATACAGGCCTCGCTAAACTCTTCGCCAAGCACGACCTTGAGCGCGTCTATTATGCCGTGACGCGCGGCGCGCCGACCGAGCGGAGCGCACGCATCGAAAACAAGCTCGTCCGCTCAAGCGAAGATCGGCGCAAATACGTCGTCGCGCGCAATCCAGAGACTGAAGCAGGCAAAACCGCAATCACCGATTATTGGACCGTGGAAAGCTACGGGCAGCAAAGCGGCGCTTCGGTCGGGCGTGCGGCAGCTGCGCTCTTGGAGTGCCGGTTGCACACAGGCCGCACTCACCAAATTCGCGCGCATCTGGCGCATCTTGGCTGCCCGCTCATCGGCGATCCGCTCTATGGCAAGCAGCGCGCCTTCAAGGCCGACGGACCCTTCGCCGAAGAAGCTGCTGTTGCAGTAGCGGCGTTCCCACGTCAGGCGTTGCACGCGGCGGTTCTCGGCTTCAAGCATCCCATTAGCGGCGAGACATTGCGCTTCGAGAGCGAACTCCCAGGCGACATGACGGAGTTGCTCGCGGTTCTGCGCAAACTCTAA
- a CDS encoding carotenoid oxygenase family protein, whose translation MTQLAVFEDSLAPYGDAYGPGLMNNFAPLGGEFGPQKLKVLSGKVPADLNGVYLRAGPNIRFEPTGRYHPFDGDGMIHAARFENGEVTYRNRWVRTDAWKNEDAAGRSLHVGVRETRKGSDKPLKDTANTDLVAQGGRVLALWYLSGDAYEIDPVTLETKGKCPGVLASGGAISAHAKVDELTDELMFFDYGAEAPYMHYGVVGPDRKLKHFVPIDLPGARLPHDMAITEHYSILHDLPMLYEESAFALGRHKVKFDPSLPARLGVIPRYGAADSIRWFEFSPCFIYHVVNAWEEGDWVVMSGCRYMPVLDQNGEIDAVRTARDVAELVMHARLWVWRMNMRTGQTSEEMLDADRNIEFPTYNSRLSGRRTRFGYFVDHSETRTLQWYGVRKCDLDTGESLGAWSDSPAHSYYSEPWFAAADDYVAEDDGYVVAFQWNEKLNRETLDIFDARAIGDGPVAQLEVPIRVPSGFHACWLAADRMTR comes from the coding sequence ATGACCCAGCTGGCAGTGTTTGAAGACAGCTTGGCGCCCTACGGCGATGCGTACGGCCCTGGGCTCATGAACAATTTCGCACCGCTCGGCGGCGAGTTCGGCCCGCAAAAGCTGAAAGTGCTGTCGGGCAAGGTGCCTGCCGATCTGAACGGCGTCTATTTGCGCGCCGGGCCTAACATCCGCTTCGAACCGACAGGCCGATATCATCCGTTCGATGGCGACGGCATGATCCACGCAGCGCGCTTCGAGAATGGCGAAGTCACCTACCGCAATCGCTGGGTCCGCACCGACGCGTGGAAGAACGAGGACGCTGCCGGCAGAAGTCTTCATGTCGGCGTGCGCGAGACGCGCAAGGGCTCGGATAAGCCGCTGAAGGACACAGCGAACACCGATTTGGTCGCGCAGGGTGGGCGGGTTCTGGCGCTTTGGTACCTCTCCGGCGACGCCTACGAAATCGACCCCGTCACACTCGAGACCAAGGGCAAATGCCCCGGCGTATTGGCAAGCGGCGGCGCCATTTCCGCGCACGCCAAAGTCGATGAATTGACCGATGAGCTCATGTTTTTCGACTACGGCGCTGAGGCGCCGTACATGCATTACGGAGTCGTCGGGCCCGACCGGAAGCTGAAGCACTTCGTGCCGATCGATTTGCCCGGCGCACGTCTGCCGCACGATATGGCGATCACCGAGCACTACTCGATCCTCCACGATCTGCCGATGTTGTATGAGGAGAGCGCTTTTGCGCTTGGGCGTCACAAGGTCAAATTCGACCCTTCATTGCCGGCGCGGCTGGGCGTCATTCCACGCTACGGCGCGGCAGACTCGATCCGTTGGTTCGAATTCTCACCGTGCTTCATCTATCACGTGGTCAACGCTTGGGAGGAAGGTGATTGGGTGGTCATGAGCGGCTGCCGCTACATGCCTGTCCTCGATCAGAACGGTGAAATCGATGCTGTCCGCACCGCGCGCGATGTCGCCGAACTGGTGATGCACGCGCGGCTTTGGGTATGGCGCATGAATATGCGCACTGGGCAAACCAGCGAAGAGATGCTCGATGCGGATCGGAACATCGAATTCCCGACCTATAACAGCCGCCTCTCGGGCCGGCGCACGCGCTTTGGTTACTTCGTCGATCACTCCGAGACGCGGACGCTGCAATGGTACGGCGTGCGCAAGTGCGACCTCGATACCGGCGAAAGCTTGGGCGCATGGTCGGACAGTCCAGCGCACAGCTACTATTCCGAGCCATGGTTCGCGGCAGCGGACGATTATGTGGCGGAGGATGACGGCTATGTCGTAGCGTTCCAGTGGAACGAAAAACTCAACCGCGAAACGCTCGATATTTTCGATGCGAGAGCCATTGGTGATGGCCCGGTCGCCCAGCTCGAAGTGCCGATCCGCGTGCCTTCAGGTTTTCACGCCTGTTGGTTGGCGGCGGATCGTATGACGCGATAG
- a CDS encoding FAD-dependent oxidoreductase, whose translation MKVAVVGLGIAGLSMCARLALAGHEVTGFEQFDPMHERGSSHGDTRIMRLTPGEGEIYVALARRAAPAWRTWEGLADQPLIEWTSGLMAGPRGSPFVEACQRLSRKPAALLRGDAIHAMTRGYIAMPYEWQVFRQEDAGVVGADAARMFLLKQAPRWGARLIHKAKIEAPIEGLTLKINGETRNFDAIIVASGAWGGRLLPEFAGKLAVRRRVVAWFETESPKMLPVICIDDDVGTFGMPAPRGLYKIGLHSVGGATDPDDVREPDASDGALLSEHAAPLLPKHNPKPVRMQRCLYTVTPDENFLIAQSAAHERVLMFSACSGHGFKYAPIFGELAQEWLMGSPSPELTALMNPGLNVNRLGAPKT comes from the coding sequence ATGAAGGTCGCGGTCGTCGGACTTGGCATTGCGGGGCTGAGCATGTGTGCTCGGCTGGCGCTCGCCGGGCATGAGGTGACCGGGTTCGAGCAATTCGACCCCATGCACGAGCGCGGCTCCTCGCATGGCGACACCAGAATTATGCGGCTGACGCCTGGCGAAGGCGAAATTTATGTCGCCCTCGCGCGCCGCGCCGCACCGGCTTGGCGCACCTGGGAAGGCCTTGCCGATCAACCCCTGATCGAATGGACAAGTGGCCTGATGGCGGGTCCACGCGGTTCGCCGTTCGTCGAAGCGTGCCAGCGCCTAAGCCGCAAGCCCGCGGCGCTGCTGCGCGGCGATGCGATCCACGCCATGACGCGTGGCTACATCGCGATGCCCTACGAATGGCAGGTCTTCAGGCAGGAGGATGCCGGCGTCGTCGGCGCAGACGCAGCGCGCATGTTTCTATTGAAGCAAGCGCCGCGCTGGGGCGCGCGGCTCATCCACAAAGCGAAAATCGAGGCGCCGATCGAGGGGCTTACGCTGAAGATCAACGGCGAAACACGAAACTTCGACGCCATCATCGTTGCCTCGGGCGCATGGGGCGGAAGATTGCTGCCGGAATTTGCCGGTAAGCTGGCGGTGCGGCGGCGTGTGGTCGCTTGGTTCGAAACTGAATCGCCAAAAATGCTGCCGGTGATTTGCATCGACGATGATGTCGGCACGTTTGGCATGCCTGCGCCGCGCGGGCTTTATAAGATTGGCCTCCACTCCGTGGGCGGTGCAACCGACCCAGACGACGTGCGCGAACCCGATGCAAGCGATGGGGCATTGTTGAGCGAGCACGCCGCACCGCTTCTGCCGAAGCACAACCCAAAGCCCGTGCGCATGCAACGTTGCCTCTACACCGTGACGCCGGATGAGAACTTCCTGATCGCACAGAGCGCCGCACACGAACGAGTGCTCATGTTCTCCGCCTGCTCCGGACACGGGTTCAAATACGCGCCGATATTCGGAGAGCTTGCGCAAGAATGGCTGATGGGTTCCCCTTCGCCAGAACTCACCGCATTGATGAATCCTGGCCTAAATGTAAATCGATTGGGCGCGCCAAAGACCTAA
- a CDS encoding alkaline phosphatase D family protein, which yields MAIRGLTRRGALAAATGAVAACAQNVETPAYEGAVAFSHGVASGDPTANKVIIWTRVSPENPGSVPVRWIVARNRELTDVVKTGIVETNEARDYTVKADVTGLRPGAPYFYGFRAGSAESAIGKTRTLPQGDLDQVKFAVVSCASFPHGFFNAYEALAERDDIDAVVHLGDYIYEYGLAGYGGDVATRLGRIPSPEVECIRLGDYRARHAQYKTQTELQAAHAIAPWIVVWDDHETANNSFATGAENHNQGEGQWANRKQAALQAYYEWMPIRDPEPGAAFEAINRSFKYGTLASLIMVETRLLARTEPFDYNTQLPIELQRWNFTNPAAPVAIRDGEPDVPVMQRLPRIYEVVGGETRPVLDWRRAQSLVTEPKDLPAGFYIAPDVPALNQLLSAPDRQLMGAAQEQWLADELHTSVRGGATWQVLGNQILMAPLNAPDLSATPAPLADALERLLPGVKQQLKLTRFPFPLNTDSWDGYPTARSRVYASLRAAQGNAIVLTGDTHTAWANELNDEQGRIGVEFGTTSITSPGDGEYFAPFGIDFAGGVRARNPHVKYTDPLHRGFLLLTLTREAAIAEFFSVSNILSKEYETTRVAAYTVAPEPGPGIGPITEA from the coding sequence ATGGCGATACGGGGATTGACGCGCCGCGGAGCGCTGGCTGCTGCAACGGGCGCTGTCGCTGCTTGCGCGCAAAACGTCGAGACGCCTGCTTACGAGGGCGCGGTAGCGTTTAGCCACGGCGTCGCCTCGGGCGATCCAACCGCCAACAAGGTCATTATCTGGACGCGGGTGTCGCCCGAAAACCCGGGATCGGTGCCGGTTCGCTGGATTGTGGCGCGCAATCGCGAACTCACCGATGTTGTGAAAACCGGCATCGTCGAGACCAATGAAGCGCGTGATTACACGGTGAAAGCCGACGTCACCGGGCTTCGTCCCGGTGCGCCGTACTTCTACGGCTTCCGCGCAGGATCTGCCGAGAGCGCGATCGGCAAGACCCGCACGCTTCCGCAAGGCGATCTCGATCAGGTGAAGTTCGCGGTGGTTTCGTGCGCGTCGTTCCCGCACGGCTTCTTCAATGCTTACGAGGCGCTGGCTGAGCGCGATGACATCGACGCGGTCGTGCATCTGGGCGATTACATCTACGAGTACGGCCTTGCCGGTTATGGCGGCGACGTCGCGACGCGCCTTGGCCGTATTCCCTCGCCTGAAGTGGAGTGCATTCGCCTTGGCGATTATCGCGCCCGTCATGCGCAGTACAAAACTCAAACGGAGCTGCAAGCAGCGCACGCGATCGCGCCGTGGATCGTGGTTTGGGACGACCACGAAACCGCCAACAACTCGTTCGCCACAGGCGCTGAAAATCACAATCAGGGCGAGGGCCAGTGGGCGAACCGCAAGCAGGCGGCGTTGCAGGCCTATTATGAGTGGATGCCGATCCGCGACCCTGAGCCGGGCGCGGCGTTTGAGGCGATCAATCGCTCGTTCAAGTACGGTACGCTCGCCTCGCTGATCATGGTGGAGACGCGTCTGCTCGCGCGGACTGAGCCTTTTGATTACAACACGCAGCTGCCGATCGAATTGCAGCGCTGGAACTTCACCAATCCGGCAGCGCCCGTCGCGATCCGCGATGGTGAGCCTGATGTGCCGGTAATGCAGCGTTTGCCGCGCATTTATGAGGTCGTGGGCGGTGAGACGCGCCCCGTTCTGGATTGGCGGCGCGCGCAGAGTTTGGTGACTGAGCCCAAGGATTTGCCGGCGGGCTTTTACATCGCGCCAGACGTGCCGGCGCTTAATCAATTGTTGAGCGCGCCGGATCGTCAGCTGATGGGCGCGGCGCAAGAGCAATGGCTTGCTGATGAGCTGCATACGTCCGTGCGCGGCGGTGCGACCTGGCAGGTGCTCGGCAATCAGATCCTTATGGCGCCGCTCAACGCGCCTGATCTTTCGGCAACGCCGGCGCCGCTTGCGGATGCGCTGGAGCGTTTGTTGCCGGGTGTGAAGCAGCAACTGAAGCTCACGCGGTTTCCGTTTCCACTCAACACGGATTCCTGGGACGGATACCCGACGGCGCGCTCGCGCGTTTATGCGTCGCTGCGCGCGGCGCAGGGCAATGCGATTGTGCTGACAGGTGATACGCACACGGCGTGGGCCAATGAGCTCAACGATGAACAAGGCCGGATCGGGGTTGAGTTCGGAACGACGTCGATCACCTCGCCGGGCGATGGCGAATATTTCGCGCCATTCGGCATCGATTTCGCCGGCGGCGTCCGCGCGCGCAATCCGCACGTGAAATACACCGACCCGCTACATCGTGGCTTCCTGCTGCTGACGCTCACGCGCGAAGCGGCGATTGCGGAGTTTTTCTCGGTGTCGAATATTCTGTCGAAAGAATATGAGACGACGCGCGTCGCTGCGTACACGGTGGCGCCCGAGCCTGGCCCTGGCATCGGCCCAATAACGGAAGCCTAG
- a CDS encoding DUF817 domain-containing protein: protein MSESRSLKDKIKGRVEAFDAWARPWAEKSKWRGWAYEFLLFGLRQAWACLFGGAMIVLLVGTHLLWPDDAPIARYDFLVLAAVTIQGLLLATKLERWEEAIVILIFHVVGTIMEIFKTAHGSWSYPEDNFLRIGGVPLFSGFMYACVGSYIARATRLFEIKYINYPPLWTTWLLALLAYINFFSHHYTIDIRLGLFAFSALIFGRAWFVFSPDRTPRRMPMVVGLLLVALFIWFAENAGTFAAAWVYPSQRDGWHIVPIEKMGAWYLLMLLSFVLTTLVHKPERMSAAAFDAGQPKRAPNAQRVAADI, encoded by the coding sequence ATGAGTGAGTCCCGCAGTCTCAAGGATAAAATCAAGGGCCGGGTCGAGGCCTTCGACGCCTGGGCGCGACCCTGGGCCGAAAAATCCAAGTGGCGCGGCTGGGCCTATGAGTTTTTGCTGTTCGGGCTGCGCCAGGCGTGGGCGTGCCTGTTCGGCGGCGCGATGATTGTGTTGCTGGTCGGCACGCACCTGCTTTGGCCCGATGACGCGCCGATCGCGCGCTACGATTTTCTCGTGCTCGCCGCTGTCACTATCCAGGGCTTGTTGCTCGCAACCAAGCTTGAGCGTTGGGAAGAGGCGATTGTCATTTTGATCTTCCACGTCGTCGGCACGATCATGGAGATATTCAAAACCGCACACGGTTCGTGGAGCTATCCGGAAGATAATTTCCTGCGCATCGGCGGTGTGCCGCTTTTCTCCGGCTTCATGTATGCCTGCGTCGGCTCATACATTGCGCGCGCGACACGCCTGTTCGAGATCAAATACATCAACTATCCGCCACTCTGGACGACCTGGCTTCTCGCGCTGCTCGCCTACATCAACTTTTTCAGCCACCACTACACGATCGATATTCGGCTCGGGCTGTTTGCGTTTTCGGCGCTCATCTTTGGTCGCGCCTGGTTCGTGTTTTCCCCCGATCGAACGCCGCGCCGGATGCCGATGGTTGTGGGCCTGCTGTTGGTCGCGCTATTCATCTGGTTTGCAGAGAACGCGGGCACCTTTGCCGCGGCATGGGTCTATCCAAGCCAGCGCGATGGCTGGCACATCGTTCCGATCGAGAAGATGGGCGCTTGGTACCTGCTGATGTTGCTGAGCTTTGTGCTGACGACCTTGGTGCATAAGCCCGAACGGATGAGTGCGGCGGCGTTCGATGCCGGCCAACCCAAGCGCGCGCCAAATGCTCAGCGTGTCGCCGCCGACATCTAG
- a CDS encoding serpin family protein, with the protein MHRRALLLSAAAAAVSGCAGAGAPLDRASPPPSVDPTPAPIMTPLPDAFDLGLYRALAAPGGNQFVSPYSVLSAFALLYPGARGQTAAEMTATFGFDANVAAQVARTRALRDALATQTGRSEFTTANAAWVERTMNLNAAYARTIREQLGATIEAVPFIANQAAALRTINAWAALETRDRIPEILTEPDPARRLVLTNAVYFKGKWQQQFSANSTRDGDFFAESGATQRARLMHKVMRTPYYEGEGFQAAEFLYDDGAFSLALFLPRARDGLAAFERHLMGSTLDRWLVDLDAAERARLDVTLPKVEMRTDYELSPQLQALGLRLPFSDAADFSGVTDQEQLAISAVIHKTFLAIDEEGTEAAAVTAIDMRATSAMPQPEAPPIEFKADHPFFIVLRHKPTGTKLFMGRVAQI; encoded by the coding sequence ATGCACCGTCGCGCGTTACTTTTATCTGCTGCGGCTGCGGCAGTGTCCGGCTGCGCTGGCGCGGGCGCACCTCTGGATCGTGCGTCGCCGCCTCCCAGTGTCGATCCAACGCCGGCGCCAATCATGACGCCATTGCCTGACGCTTTCGATCTTGGCCTCTATCGCGCGCTCGCTGCTCCAGGCGGCAATCAGTTTGTCTCGCCTTACAGCGTGCTTTCGGCGTTCGCGCTGCTCTATCCGGGCGCGCGTGGGCAGACGGCGGCGGAGATGACTGCAACCTTCGGCTTTGACGCCAACGTGGCGGCGCAAGTTGCGCGGACGCGTGCGCTGCGCGATGCGCTGGCGACACAGACTGGACGCAGCGAGTTCACCACCGCCAACGCTGCCTGGGTGGAGCGCACGATGAATCTCAACGCCGCCTACGCGCGCACGATCCGCGAACAGCTTGGCGCCACCATCGAAGCGGTGCCATTCATCGCGAACCAGGCCGCAGCATTGCGCACGATCAATGCATGGGCTGCGCTCGAAACGCGCGATCGCATCCCCGAAATTCTCACTGAGCCGGATCCAGCGCGTCGCTTGGTGCTCACCAACGCCGTCTATTTCAAAGGCAAGTGGCAGCAGCAATTCTCCGCCAACTCCACACGCGATGGAGATTTCTTCGCTGAAAGCGGCGCGACGCAGCGCGCGCGTTTGATGCATAAAGTCATGCGTACGCCGTACTATGAAGGCGAAGGCTTTCAGGCGGCCGAGTTCCTGTACGACGATGGCGCGTTCTCGCTGGCGTTGTTTTTGCCGCGGGCCCGCGATGGGCTTGCCGCGTTTGAGCGGCATCTTATGGGCTCAACGCTCGATCGTTGGCTTGTTGATCTTGATGCAGCTGAACGCGCGCGTCTCGACGTCACGTTGCCAAAGGTTGAGATGCGCACGGACTATGAATTGTCGCCGCAGCTCCAGGCTTTGGGATTGCGCCTCCCGTTCAGTGACGCTGCGGATTTTAGTGGCGTTACAGATCAAGAGCAGCTCGCGATCAGCGCTGTCATTCACAAGACCTTCCTCGCGATCGACGAAGAGGGCACCGAAGCGGCCGCTGTTACTGCCATCGACATGCGCGCGACGTCAGCCATGCCGCAGCCGGAAGCGCCGCCTATCGAGTTCAAGGCGGATCACCCGTTCTTCATCGTGCTCCGCCACAAGCCGACGGGCACGAAGCTGTTCATGGGCCGCGTGGCGCAGATTTAA
- a CDS encoding GFA family protein — translation MTPKNEKRAPTRAEGKCLCGAVVVAITAPAQWAWHDHSASTRRAHGAAYATYVGSWASRFRFLQGEDNLTRYEDKERGGVRSFCSTCGSPVTFQRNKQNINIPRALFSSGVGREPRYHIAIDEMQEWTYLGEKLGPLKGYPGVVWTGAKKKRA, via the coding sequence ATGACACCAAAGAACGAAAAGCGCGCGCCAACGCGGGCGGAGGGCAAGTGCCTGTGCGGCGCAGTCGTGGTGGCGATTACCGCGCCCGCGCAATGGGCCTGGCACGACCACTCTGCGTCTACGCGCCGCGCACACGGCGCCGCTTACGCGACCTATGTCGGCTCCTGGGCAAGCCGGTTCCGCTTCCTGCAAGGCGAGGACAATCTCACGCGCTACGAAGACAAAGAACGCGGCGGCGTACGCAGCTTTTGCTCGACTTGCGGCTCGCCCGTTACGTTCCAGCGCAACAAGCAGAACATCAATATTCCACGCGCGCTGTTCTCAAGCGGCGTCGGACGCGAACCGCGCTACCACATCGCCATCGATGAGATGCAGGAATGGACCTATCTCGGCGAAAAGCTTGGGCCGTTAAAGGGCTATCCCGGCGTCGTTTGGACCGGCGCCAAAAAGAAGCGCGCGTGA